A genome region from Populus alba chromosome 3, ASM523922v2, whole genome shotgun sequence includes the following:
- the LOC140954257 gene encoding UPF0481 protein At3g47200-like, whose product MESGGPSSTNHELSHQVSLDIDRLALSVKKELQISNPFSGTCCIFKVPERLRELNEKAYTPRVVSIGPIHHGNEKLKAMEDHKRMYLQEFIDLSGVSVEAFIELINENETRLRNCYAETNGFSSEYFIKMILMDAAFVIMYLLKYKYRDYRGSRDSIFYPPYKSVDVMDDICLLENQLPFFILEELCGLSTIFGISPKDTLIELTHSFFTGAFDSWAGGDILGKVDFFEVKHLVDFISICHQPTKQNPKEKLEVVAVPSVKELHQAGVKFVLSSSKHLLDIKFDRNKGILEIPRLQLIDRSEIIIRNMQAFEQCHGLKYHYVGDYICLMGLFLRASKDVEILVENRIIDNWLQSNEEVVKLFYNLNIKNIVWSDDFLFTGLIKDLNAFCERPWNNWKANLKQDYLNTPWAAISVSGAVILLILTVLQSVCSILQVV is encoded by the coding sequence ATGGAATCTGGTGGACCATCAAGCACTAATCATGAGCTGAGTCATCAAGTTTCGCTTGATATTGATAGATTAGCCCTATCCGTGAAGAAAGAGCTGCAAATCTCAAATCCTTTCTCCGGCACATGTTGTATATTTAAAGTTCCTGAGCGATTACGCGAGCTGAACGAAAAGGCCTACACACCTCGTGTAGTCTCCATAGGCCCAATTCACCATGGTAATGAGAAGCTAAAAGCCATGGAAGACCACAAAAGAATGTACCTGCAAGAATTCATTGACCTGAGCGGGGTAAGTGTGGAGGCTTTTATTGAATTGATCAATGAGAATGAAACAAGATTGCGTAATTGCTATGCGGAGACCAATGGGTTTAGTAGCGAATACttcataaaaatgatattaatggaTGCTGCCTTCGTCATTATGTATTTGCTGAAGTACAAGTACAGAGACTACAGAGGAAGCAGAGACAGCATTTTCTATCCTCCATACAAGAGTGTAGATGTAATGGATGATATCTGTTTGCTTGAAAATCAGCTCCCGTTCTTCATCCTCGAGGAGTTGTGTGGCCTATCCACTATATTCGGCATTTCTCCAAAAGATACACTGATTGAGCTTACTCATTCGTTCTTTACAGGTGCATTCGACTCATGGGCAGGAGGGGACATTTTGGGGAAAGTAGATTTCTTCGAAGTCAAACATTTGGTTGACTTTATTTCAATTTGTCATCAGCCAACTAAACAGAACCCGAAAGAGAAACTCGAAGTAGTAGCCGTACCCAGTGTAAAGGAGCTCCACCAAGCGGGGGTCAAGTTTGTGTTGAGTTCAAGCAAACATCTTCTTGACATAAAATTCGATAGAAACAAAGGGATACTAGAAATCCCACGATTACAGTTAATTGACCGCTCAGAAATCATAATCAGGAATATGCAAGCCTTTGAGCAGTGCCATGGCCTGAAATATCATTATGTTGGTGACTATATCTGTTTGATGGGTCTCTTTCTCCGTGCCAGTAAGGATGTGGAAATACTTGTTGAAAATCGTATTATAGATAACTGGCTACAGTCTAATGAGGAAGTGGTAAAACTATTTTACAatctcaacataaaaaatatagtgtGGTCAGATGATTTTCTCTTTACAGGTCTCATTAAAGATCTGAATGCATTCTGCGAAAGGCCATGGAACAACTGGAAGGCAAATTTAAAGCAAGATTATTTAAATACCCCATGGGCAGCAATCTCTGTCTCAGGAGCTGTTATTCTTCTCATCCTGACCGTCCTACAATCCGTCTGCTCTATTCTTCAAGTAGTTTAG
- the LOC118028621 gene encoding histone H3.2, translating into MARTKQTARKSTGGKAPRKQLATKAARKSAPATGGVKKPHRFRPGTVALREIRKYQKSTELLIRKLPFQRLVREIAQDFKTDLRFQSSAVAALQEAAEAYLVGLFEDTNLCAIHAKRVTIMPKDIQLARRIRGERA; encoded by the coding sequence ATGGCTCGCACAAAGCAAACAGCGAGAAAATCCACTGGAGGGAAAGCTCCAAGGAAGCAACTAGCCACGAAGGCAGCCAGGAAGTCAGCTCCAGCCACCGGAGGAGTGAAGAAGCCCCACCGTTTCAGGCCAGGAACAGTGGCGTTGAGAGAGATCAGGAAGTACCAGAAGAGCACTGAACTGTTGATAAGGAAACTTCCATTTCAAAGGCTGGTGAGGGAAATAGCCCAAGATTTCAAGACGGATTTGAGGTTCCAAAGCAGCGCAGTGGCTGCCCTTCAGGAGGCGGCAGAGGCATATCTTGTTGGGCTGTTTGAGGATACAAACTTGTGTGCTATTCATGCTAAGAGGGTCACCATTATGCCTAAGGATATCCAATTGGCCCGAAGGATTAGAGGAGAGAGGGCTTAA